A stretch of the Fusobacterium varium genome encodes the following:
- the hutG gene encoding formimidoylglutamase, translating into MKDLWNGRLDSYEEIDLRLWQVIKEIKEAQESGGVCFVGYDTDEGVVRNLGRKGAEGGSNAIRKAIQSFPQLKGLKVYDYRNLKNKNVEEAQEEYSEKIADVLKKEIFPIGLGGGHDIAYGSYLGIRKAYPDKKIGIINFDAHLDMRPYDKGRTSGTSFKEILDNDKEVQYAIVGFQKIGNTERLIKTAESFNVLILNEEYPEESTIEALKDFIKKVDIVYVTFCMDVFEASAAPGVSAPVVMGLEPKKGKRLLRFLMKTEKVVCVDFAEVNPVYDIDNVTAKLAGSLIYEVMEHIKK; encoded by the coding sequence ATGAAAGATTTATGGAATGGCAGACTGGATAGTTATGAAGAAATTGATCTCAGACTATGGCAGGTAATAAAAGAAATAAAAGAAGCTCAGGAATCTGGTGGGGTATGTTTTGTAGGGTATGATACAGATGAGGGAGTAGTAAGAAATTTGGGAAGAAAAGGTGCTGAAGGTGGATCAAATGCTATCAGAAAAGCTATTCAATCCTTTCCTCAATTAAAAGGATTAAAAGTATATGATTACAGAAATCTCAAAAATAAAAATGTGGAAGAAGCTCAGGAGGAATATTCTGAAAAAATAGCAGATGTATTAAAAAAAGAAATTTTTCCTATTGGATTAGGAGGAGGACACGATATAGCCTATGGTTCCTATCTTGGAATAAGAAAAGCCTATCCTGATAAGAAAATAGGAATAATAAATTTTGATGCTCATCTAGATATGAGACCTTATGATAAGGGCAGAACTTCTGGTACTTCATTTAAAGAAATATTAGATAATGATAAAGAAGTTCAATATGCAATAGTTGGATTTCAAAAAATTGGAAACACAGAAAGATTAATAAAAACAGCTGAATCTTTTAATGTGTTAATCTTGAATGAAGAATACCCAGAAGAATCAACTATTGAAGCATTAAAAGATTTTATAAAAAAGGTAGATATAGTATATGTAACTTTCTGTATGGATGTATTTGAAGCAAGTGCAGCTCCTGGAGTATCTGCTCCCGTTGTAATGGGATTAGAGCCTAAAAAAGGCAAAAGACTTCTGAGATTTCTTATGAAAACTGAAAAAGTGGTATGTGTTGATTTTGCAGAGGTAAATCCTGTATATGATATAGATAATGTAACTGCAAAACTTGCTGGTTCTCTAATTTATGAAGTAATGGAACATATAAAAAAATAA
- a CDS encoding putative cysteine/O-acetylserine efflux protein codes for MFHLYDFLIYCLITAYTPGANNLLSMSNAIRLGFFRSVRFNLGILTGFAIVTSVCTAFSTMLYSLLPKVKIVMQILGAVYMLYLAWKVWKSPSELSPDSGREASFLSGMILQFANPKIYIYAITAMSLYILPVYCSGIALIGFTVILSLIGASGSFVWALFGAVFCKFFSKHTRLVNTVMALLLIYCAVSLFH; via the coding sequence ATGTTTCATTTATATGATTTTCTGATTTATTGCCTTATTACAGCTTATACACCAGGTGCAAACAATCTTCTTTCCATGAGCAATGCCATACGGCTGGGATTCTTTCGGAGTGTTCGTTTTAATCTTGGTATACTAACTGGATTTGCAATTGTTACATCTGTTTGTACCGCATTTAGTACAATGCTCTATTCGCTTCTTCCTAAAGTAAAAATTGTCATGCAGATATTGGGTGCTGTTTATATGCTATACCTTGCATGGAAAGTTTGGAAAAGTCCTTCTGAATTAAGTCCAGACAGTGGTAGAGAAGCCAGTTTTCTTTCAGGTATGATATTACAATTTGCCAATCCCAAAATTTATATTTATGCAATCACAGCAATGTCTCTTTATATCCTGCCAGTTTATTGTTCAGGAATAGCATTAATTGGGTTTACTGTCATACTATCTCTGATTGGCGCTTCAGGTTCTTTTGTATGGGCGTTATTTGGAGCAGTATTTTGTAAATTCTTCTCTAAACACACTAGGTTGGTAAATACTGTTATGGCTCTTTTACTCATTTATTGTGCTGTTTCCCTATTTCATTAA
- a CDS encoding putative transcriptional regulator produces the protein MKTVKVVGLISNIREKSAQFINNQLREKGVEGLINSHGTILSILYDYDGKITMNEIGKIIGKKKSTLTDLIKKLVELGYITREKSEKDSRVVEITLTEKGWQFKPLFEEISENLLEKTYKDFTEEEKETIMLLLNKIRKNYQN, from the coding sequence GTGAAAACTGTCAAAGTGGTGGGGTTGATATCTAATATAAGAGAAAAAAGTGCTCAATTTATAAATAATCAACTGAGAGAAAAAGGAGTAGAAGGTCTCATAAACAGTCATGGAACAATTCTTTCTATCTTATATGATTATGATGGAAAAATAACTATGAATGAGATTGGAAAAATAATTGGAAAAAAGAAATCTACTCTTACAGATTTGATAAAAAAGCTTGTAGAACTTGGATATATCACAAGAGAAAAAAGTGAAAAAGATTCAAGAGTTGTTGAAATAACTCTTACAGAAAAAGGGTGGCAGTTTAAGCCTTTATTTGAAGAAATAAGTGAGAATCTTTTAGAAAAGACATATAAAGATTTTACAGAAGAGGAAAAAGAGACTATTATGTTATTGCTTAATAAAATTAGAAAAAACTATCAAAATTAA